One window from the genome of Nicotiana tomentosiformis chromosome 5, ASM39032v3, whole genome shotgun sequence encodes:
- the LOC104120285 gene encoding probable histone-arginine methyltransferase 1.3 isoform X4, giving the protein MEVSKQKESQFEILSIAEVSASSSDTSFCKSEPVCARFGSGSGFSKLRFGQESETSADIAFDLRISQLFKLGPAESLCISEASEANKEKAYSRGISIQFKNEEESRAFHCAFEQWKTEVVVQGSPLPNGVVSTSKSKFDDKIEASSAKMYFHYYGQLLHQQNMLQDFVRTGTYYAAVIENRADFLGRVVVDVGAGSGILSLFAAQAGAKHVYAIEASEMAEYAKKLIAGNPSLSERITVIKGKVEEVELPVKADILISEPMGTLLVNERMLESYVIARDRFLVPNGKMFPTVGRIHVAPFSDEYLYMEIANKAIFWQQQGYFGVDLTPLQRSAYEGYFSQPVVDAFDPRLLVAPAISHVINFTSIKEEDLYEIDIPLRFTSSASTRIHGLACWFDVLFNGSTVPRWLTTAPGAPTTHWYQLRCVLSQPLYVMPGQEITGRLRLVSHKAQSYTIYLTLSATVGDVLQTSSGKLDLKEPYYRMSQPQAYSLAQDQQPNQLLQAQQDSFCNL; this is encoded by the exons ATGGAGGTTTCTAAGCAGAAAGAGAGTCAATTTGAGATTTTATCGATTGCGGAGGTTTCAGCTTCTTCATCAGATACTTCGTTTTGTAAATCTGAACCGGTTTGTGCTCGGTTCGGGTCGGGTTCTGGATTTTCGAAGCTCCGATTTGGTCAGGAGTCTGAAACAAGTGCCGACATTGCGTTCGATCTTCGAATTTCACAG TTATTCAAGCTAGGACCTGCAGAGTCTCTGTGCATATCTGAAGCTTCTGAAGCCAATAAGGAG AAAGCCTATTCCAGGGGAATCTCCATTCAATTTAAAAACGAGGAGGAAAGTAGGGCCTTCCATTGTGCATTTGAGCAATGGAAGACAGAAGTGGTTGTTCAAG GGTCTCCTCTGCCAAATGGAGTAGTATCAACTTCGAAAAGTAAATTTGATGACAAAATAGAGGCATCTTCTGCTAAAATGTATTTTCATTACTACGGGCAACTATTGCATCAGCAAAATATGTTGCAGGATTTTGTAAGGACAG GAACCTATTACGCTGCTGTAATTGAGAACCGTGCTGACTTTCTTGGTCGTGTAGTGGTTGATGTTGGAGCTGGTAGTGGTATTTTGTCATTATTTGCAGCTCAG GCTGGTGCAAAACATGTTTATGCCATAGAGGCATCTGAAATGGCCGAATATGCTAAAAAGCTTATTGCGGGAAACCCATCGTTGAGTGAGAGAATTACA GTAATCAAAGGAAAGGTTGAAGAAGTAGAGTTACCTGTGAAAGCCGATATCTTAATCTCTGAGCCAATGG GTACTTTGTTAGTTAATGAAAGAATGCTAGAGTCTTATGTGATTGCTAGAGATCGATTTCTAGTTCCAAATGGAAAAATGTTTCCTACAGTAGGAAG AATACACGTGGCACCATTCAGTGACGAATATTTGTATATGGAAATTGCAAACAAG GCTATTTTTTGGCAGCAACAGGGCTATTTTGGGGTTGATTTGACACCCTTGCAGAGATCTGCATATGAAGGATACTTTTCTCAG CCAGTGGTTGATGCTTTTGATCCGAGATTATTGGTAGCTCCTGCAATATCTCACGTGATTAACTTCACTTCGATAAAG GAAGAAGATCTATATGAAATTGACATCCCATTGAGATTTACATCTTCTGCTAGCACTAGAATTCATGGGCTGGCTTGCTGGTTTGATGTACTTTTTAATGGAAG CACTGTACCGAGGTGGCTGACCACGGCTCCCGGTGCACCTACAACTCACTGGTATCAGCTTCGGTGCGTGTTGTCACAGCCACTTTATGTCATGCCAGGACAGGAGATAACTGGCCGCCTTCGCCTGGTTTCCCATAAGGCACAAAGTTACACAATTTATCTAACATTGTCTG CTACTGTTGGAGATGTGCTCCAAACATCATCCGGAAAACTTGATCTGAAGGAACCATATTACCGGATGTCCCAACCACAGGCATATTCATTGGCACAAGATCAACAACCTAATCAGCTATTACAAGCACAG CAAGATTCTTTTTGCAATTTAT AG
- the LOC104120285 gene encoding probable histone-arginine methyltransferase 1.3 isoform X1 yields the protein MEVSKQKESQFEILSIAEVSASSSDTSFCKSEPVCARFGSGSGFSKLRFGQESETSADIAFDLRISQLFKLGPAESLCISEASEANKEKAYSRGISIQFKNEEESRAFHCAFEQWKTEVVVQGSPLPNGVVSTSKSKFDDKIEASSAKMYFHYYGQLLHQQNMLQDFVRTGTYYAAVIENRADFLGRVVVDVGAGSGILSLFAAQAGAKHVYAIEASEMAEYAKKLIAGNPSLSERITVIKGKVEEVELPVKADILISEPMGTLLVNERMLESYVIARDRFLVPNGKMFPTVGRIHVAPFSDEYLYMEIANKAIFWQQQGYFGVDLTPLQRSAYEGYFSQPVVDAFDPRLLVAPAISHVINFTSIKEEDLYEIDIPLRFTSSASTRIHGLACWFDVLFNGSTVPRWLTTAPGAPTTHWYQLRCVLSQPLYVMPGQEITGRLRLVSHKAQSYTIYLTLSATVGDVLQTSSGKLDLKEPYYRMSQPQAYSLAQDQQPNQLLQAQDILTQSRDEDGSVPVQQPSPNFCAELHSL from the exons ATGGAGGTTTCTAAGCAGAAAGAGAGTCAATTTGAGATTTTATCGATTGCGGAGGTTTCAGCTTCTTCATCAGATACTTCGTTTTGTAAATCTGAACCGGTTTGTGCTCGGTTCGGGTCGGGTTCTGGATTTTCGAAGCTCCGATTTGGTCAGGAGTCTGAAACAAGTGCCGACATTGCGTTCGATCTTCGAATTTCACAG TTATTCAAGCTAGGACCTGCAGAGTCTCTGTGCATATCTGAAGCTTCTGAAGCCAATAAGGAG AAAGCCTATTCCAGGGGAATCTCCATTCAATTTAAAAACGAGGAGGAAAGTAGGGCCTTCCATTGTGCATTTGAGCAATGGAAGACAGAAGTGGTTGTTCAAG GGTCTCCTCTGCCAAATGGAGTAGTATCAACTTCGAAAAGTAAATTTGATGACAAAATAGAGGCATCTTCTGCTAAAATGTATTTTCATTACTACGGGCAACTATTGCATCAGCAAAATATGTTGCAGGATTTTGTAAGGACAG GAACCTATTACGCTGCTGTAATTGAGAACCGTGCTGACTTTCTTGGTCGTGTAGTGGTTGATGTTGGAGCTGGTAGTGGTATTTTGTCATTATTTGCAGCTCAG GCTGGTGCAAAACATGTTTATGCCATAGAGGCATCTGAAATGGCCGAATATGCTAAAAAGCTTATTGCGGGAAACCCATCGTTGAGTGAGAGAATTACA GTAATCAAAGGAAAGGTTGAAGAAGTAGAGTTACCTGTGAAAGCCGATATCTTAATCTCTGAGCCAATGG GTACTTTGTTAGTTAATGAAAGAATGCTAGAGTCTTATGTGATTGCTAGAGATCGATTTCTAGTTCCAAATGGAAAAATGTTTCCTACAGTAGGAAG AATACACGTGGCACCATTCAGTGACGAATATTTGTATATGGAAATTGCAAACAAG GCTATTTTTTGGCAGCAACAGGGCTATTTTGGGGTTGATTTGACACCCTTGCAGAGATCTGCATATGAAGGATACTTTTCTCAG CCAGTGGTTGATGCTTTTGATCCGAGATTATTGGTAGCTCCTGCAATATCTCACGTGATTAACTTCACTTCGATAAAG GAAGAAGATCTATATGAAATTGACATCCCATTGAGATTTACATCTTCTGCTAGCACTAGAATTCATGGGCTGGCTTGCTGGTTTGATGTACTTTTTAATGGAAG CACTGTACCGAGGTGGCTGACCACGGCTCCCGGTGCACCTACAACTCACTGGTATCAGCTTCGGTGCGTGTTGTCACAGCCACTTTATGTCATGCCAGGACAGGAGATAACTGGCCGCCTTCGCCTGGTTTCCCATAAGGCACAAAGTTACACAATTTATCTAACATTGTCTG CTACTGTTGGAGATGTGCTCCAAACATCATCCGGAAAACTTGATCTGAAGGAACCATATTACCGGATGTCCCAACCACAGGCATATTCATTGGCACAAGATCAACAACCTAATCAGCTATTACAAGCACAG GACATACTAACACAATCTCGGGATGAAGATGGCTCTGTCCCCGTGCAGCAACCTTCTCCAAATTTTTGCGCAGAGCTACATTCACTCTGA
- the LOC104120285 gene encoding probable histone-arginine methyltransferase 1.3 isoform X2 — protein sequence MEVSKQKESQFEILSIAEVSASSSDTSFCKSEPVCARFGSGSGFSKLRFGQESETSADIAFDLRISQLFKLGPAESLCISEASEANKEKAYSRGISIQFKNEEESRAFHCAFEQWKTEVVVQGSPLPNGVVSTSKSKFDDKIEASSAKMYFHYYGQLLHQQNMLQDFVRTGTYYAAVIENRADFLGRVVVDVGAGSGILSLFAAQAGAKHVYAIEASEMAEYAKKLIAGNPSLSERITVIKGKVEEVELPVKADILISEPMGTLLVNERMLESYVIARDRFLVPNGKMFPTVGRIHVAPFSDEYLYMEIANKAIFWQQQGYFGVDLTPLQRSAYEGYFSQPVVDAFDPRLLVAPAISHVINFTSIKEEDLYEIDIPLRFTSSASTRIHGLACWFDVLFNGSTVPRWLTTAPGAPTTHWYQLRCVLSQPLYVMPGQEITGRLRLVSHKAQSYTIYLTLSATVGDVLQTSSGKLDLKEPYYRMSQPQAYSLAQDQQPNQLLQAQFPKDLKLPLIFELQQDSFCNL from the exons ATGGAGGTTTCTAAGCAGAAAGAGAGTCAATTTGAGATTTTATCGATTGCGGAGGTTTCAGCTTCTTCATCAGATACTTCGTTTTGTAAATCTGAACCGGTTTGTGCTCGGTTCGGGTCGGGTTCTGGATTTTCGAAGCTCCGATTTGGTCAGGAGTCTGAAACAAGTGCCGACATTGCGTTCGATCTTCGAATTTCACAG TTATTCAAGCTAGGACCTGCAGAGTCTCTGTGCATATCTGAAGCTTCTGAAGCCAATAAGGAG AAAGCCTATTCCAGGGGAATCTCCATTCAATTTAAAAACGAGGAGGAAAGTAGGGCCTTCCATTGTGCATTTGAGCAATGGAAGACAGAAGTGGTTGTTCAAG GGTCTCCTCTGCCAAATGGAGTAGTATCAACTTCGAAAAGTAAATTTGATGACAAAATAGAGGCATCTTCTGCTAAAATGTATTTTCATTACTACGGGCAACTATTGCATCAGCAAAATATGTTGCAGGATTTTGTAAGGACAG GAACCTATTACGCTGCTGTAATTGAGAACCGTGCTGACTTTCTTGGTCGTGTAGTGGTTGATGTTGGAGCTGGTAGTGGTATTTTGTCATTATTTGCAGCTCAG GCTGGTGCAAAACATGTTTATGCCATAGAGGCATCTGAAATGGCCGAATATGCTAAAAAGCTTATTGCGGGAAACCCATCGTTGAGTGAGAGAATTACA GTAATCAAAGGAAAGGTTGAAGAAGTAGAGTTACCTGTGAAAGCCGATATCTTAATCTCTGAGCCAATGG GTACTTTGTTAGTTAATGAAAGAATGCTAGAGTCTTATGTGATTGCTAGAGATCGATTTCTAGTTCCAAATGGAAAAATGTTTCCTACAGTAGGAAG AATACACGTGGCACCATTCAGTGACGAATATTTGTATATGGAAATTGCAAACAAG GCTATTTTTTGGCAGCAACAGGGCTATTTTGGGGTTGATTTGACACCCTTGCAGAGATCTGCATATGAAGGATACTTTTCTCAG CCAGTGGTTGATGCTTTTGATCCGAGATTATTGGTAGCTCCTGCAATATCTCACGTGATTAACTTCACTTCGATAAAG GAAGAAGATCTATATGAAATTGACATCCCATTGAGATTTACATCTTCTGCTAGCACTAGAATTCATGGGCTGGCTTGCTGGTTTGATGTACTTTTTAATGGAAG CACTGTACCGAGGTGGCTGACCACGGCTCCCGGTGCACCTACAACTCACTGGTATCAGCTTCGGTGCGTGTTGTCACAGCCACTTTATGTCATGCCAGGACAGGAGATAACTGGCCGCCTTCGCCTGGTTTCCCATAAGGCACAAAGTTACACAATTTATCTAACATTGTCTG CTACTGTTGGAGATGTGCTCCAAACATCATCCGGAAAACTTGATCTGAAGGAACCATATTACCGGATGTCCCAACCACAGGCATATTCATTGGCACAAGATCAACAACCTAATCAGCTATTACAAGCACAG TTTCCCAAGGATTTGAAATTACCACTAATTTTTGAGCTGCAGCAAGATTCTTTTTGCAATTTAT AG
- the LOC104120285 gene encoding probable histone-arginine methyltransferase 1.3 isoform X3, translating to MEVSKQKESQFEILSIAEVSASSSDTSFCKSEPVCARFGSGSGFSKLRFGQESETSADIAFDLRISQLFKLGPAESLCISEASEANKEKAYSRGISIQFKNEEESRAFHCAFEQWKTEVVVQGSPLPNGVVSTSKSKFDDKIEASSAKMYFHYYGQLLHQQNMLQDFVRTGTYYAAVIENRADFLGRVVVDVGAGSGILSLFAAQAGAKHVYAIEASEMAEYAKKLIAGNPSLSERITVIKGKVEEVELPVKADILISEPMGTLLVNERMLESYVIARDRFLVPNGKMFPTVGRIHVAPFSDEYLYMEIANKAIFWQQQGYFGVDLTPLQRSAYEGYFSQPVVDAFDPRLLVAPAISHVINFTSIKEEDLYEIDIPLRFTSSASTRIHGLACWFDVLFNGSTVPRWLTTAPGAPTTHWYQLRCVLSQPLYVMPGQEITGRLRLVSHKAQSYTIYLTLSATVGDVLQTSSGKLDLKEPYYRMSQPQAYSLAQDQQPNQLLQAQLQVSQGFEITTNF from the exons ATGGAGGTTTCTAAGCAGAAAGAGAGTCAATTTGAGATTTTATCGATTGCGGAGGTTTCAGCTTCTTCATCAGATACTTCGTTTTGTAAATCTGAACCGGTTTGTGCTCGGTTCGGGTCGGGTTCTGGATTTTCGAAGCTCCGATTTGGTCAGGAGTCTGAAACAAGTGCCGACATTGCGTTCGATCTTCGAATTTCACAG TTATTCAAGCTAGGACCTGCAGAGTCTCTGTGCATATCTGAAGCTTCTGAAGCCAATAAGGAG AAAGCCTATTCCAGGGGAATCTCCATTCAATTTAAAAACGAGGAGGAAAGTAGGGCCTTCCATTGTGCATTTGAGCAATGGAAGACAGAAGTGGTTGTTCAAG GGTCTCCTCTGCCAAATGGAGTAGTATCAACTTCGAAAAGTAAATTTGATGACAAAATAGAGGCATCTTCTGCTAAAATGTATTTTCATTACTACGGGCAACTATTGCATCAGCAAAATATGTTGCAGGATTTTGTAAGGACAG GAACCTATTACGCTGCTGTAATTGAGAACCGTGCTGACTTTCTTGGTCGTGTAGTGGTTGATGTTGGAGCTGGTAGTGGTATTTTGTCATTATTTGCAGCTCAG GCTGGTGCAAAACATGTTTATGCCATAGAGGCATCTGAAATGGCCGAATATGCTAAAAAGCTTATTGCGGGAAACCCATCGTTGAGTGAGAGAATTACA GTAATCAAAGGAAAGGTTGAAGAAGTAGAGTTACCTGTGAAAGCCGATATCTTAATCTCTGAGCCAATGG GTACTTTGTTAGTTAATGAAAGAATGCTAGAGTCTTATGTGATTGCTAGAGATCGATTTCTAGTTCCAAATGGAAAAATGTTTCCTACAGTAGGAAG AATACACGTGGCACCATTCAGTGACGAATATTTGTATATGGAAATTGCAAACAAG GCTATTTTTTGGCAGCAACAGGGCTATTTTGGGGTTGATTTGACACCCTTGCAGAGATCTGCATATGAAGGATACTTTTCTCAG CCAGTGGTTGATGCTTTTGATCCGAGATTATTGGTAGCTCCTGCAATATCTCACGTGATTAACTTCACTTCGATAAAG GAAGAAGATCTATATGAAATTGACATCCCATTGAGATTTACATCTTCTGCTAGCACTAGAATTCATGGGCTGGCTTGCTGGTTTGATGTACTTTTTAATGGAAG CACTGTACCGAGGTGGCTGACCACGGCTCCCGGTGCACCTACAACTCACTGGTATCAGCTTCGGTGCGTGTTGTCACAGCCACTTTATGTCATGCCAGGACAGGAGATAACTGGCCGCCTTCGCCTGGTTTCCCATAAGGCACAAAGTTACACAATTTATCTAACATTGTCTG CTACTGTTGGAGATGTGCTCCAAACATCATCCGGAAAACTTGATCTGAAGGAACCATATTACCGGATGTCCCAACCACAGGCATATTCATTGGCACAAGATCAACAACCTAATCAGCTATTACAAGCACAG CTGCAAGTTTCCCAAGGATTTGAAATTACCACTAATTTTTGA
- the LOC104120286 gene encoding heavy metal-associated isoprenylated plant protein 35-like, which translates to MLKMSHPFNIFALKMKVHCRDCEKKLKNELQNIKGVRSVEIDQKLGKAIISGKVDPAKILTRLEKVGREAEFWCEQEHRRKDIKIVTRSKVIDPLNDPDIMAELEQFSDPSYEIVEVNKTIKAIFKGESRNGGPRDKIVEITTTKNVKKHQDQVLTHNHDCSHSGGGLCAASSSCCGGHSAINHNLDYRCCQYGNATSLGPCCSHGRNSCYYHCPYGNSCAHNRNSSYNCHCQYGNTTSYGSCNANSNSGPIRSNDSIPSAPPLPDDYNYKASPSPPSSARPPPYYSVLSDENVNSCTIL; encoded by the coding sequence ATGTTGAAAATGTCACATCCTTTCAACATATTTGCTCTCAAGATGAAAGTACACTGCAGGGATTGTGAAAAGAAACTGAAAAACGAGCTGCAAAACATTAAGGGTGTTCGTTCAGTGGAAATTGATCAAAAACTTGGGAAAGCAATCATCTCAGGCAAAGTAGACCCTGCAAAAATCCTAACCAGGCTTGAAAAGGTTGGGAGAGAAGCAGAATTCTGGTGTGAACAAGAACATCGTCGTAAAGATATTAAGATTGTAACACGATCAAAAGTGATTGATCCACTGAATGATCCTGACATTATGGCAGAACTGGAGCAATTTTCTGACCCCAGTTATGAAATTGTGGAGGTGAACAAAACTATTAAGGCGATTTTCAAAGGGGAATCAAGAAATGGTGGCCCTAGGGACAAAATTGTGGAAATTACCACTACCAAAAATGTGAAAAAACATCAAGATCAAGTGCTTACACATAATCATGATTGTTCCCACAGTGGTGGTGGACTTTGTGCTGCCTCTTCATCATGTTGTGGTGGTCACTCTGCTATAAATCATAATCTTGATTATAGATGTTGCCAATATGGTAATGCTACTAGTTTGGGTCCTTGTTGTTCACATGGTAGAAACTCATGTTATTACCACTGTCCATATGGTAATAGTTGTGCACATAACAGAAACTCAAGTTATAATTGTCATTGTCAATATGGTAATACTACTAGTTATGGTTCTTGCAATGCAAATAGCAACTCAGGGCCGATACGGTCAAATGATAGTATTCCTTCGGCTCCACCTTTGCCAGATGATTACAATTATAAGGCATCACCATCACCACCATCCTCGGCAAGGCCTCCCCCCTATTACAGTGTCTTAAGCGATGAGAATGTGAATAGCTGCACAATCCTTTGA